The nucleotide window CTACCAGGGCGCTGCATGAGTTTTCTTATATATGAAAAGCAAACAAGAGCCAGTTCTAACAATAACAGAGCGATTGGTTTAAACTCTGATGGCACAGACAATGAAACTTGTACACTGTAATTCATGAACTAGGTACTGAAGTTAAGCAATGGAGTTATCTGAGAAGTTCAGTGTAGCAGACTTTAGTTTTATAGTAAATGAAAAGCTGGCCATCTTGTAGTAAATTTACACTTAACATGGTTTTGCTTAAAACCAGACAGGAAAAATCCCTAATAGGTAAAGTAGGACTACAAAGTAGAAGACTAATTGAAGTTTCTTAAGAAGAATGAAGGTTCTAAAAATTAGAGAAGTTCATGAAACAGAATGCTAATGTAGTCAAATAACAGCTAGAGCACGATGATGATATCAAAATAATACTTTGATGGTCTATAGAGCTATAGTAGGTTTAATCTTAGAGAATTATTAACTTATCTTGATAGGATAAAGCAAGGAAACAAGGGGAAAAAATGATTGGGGTTGGTGAAATAAGATGATTGAGAGGACAAAAGGTGACCTACTTCTCATGGTGAATTCTTGTCAGGACAAACACCAAAAGGGAATACAGAAATGAAACTTGCCGTGAGACATGAATCAGATCGTCATAACTATAGAGAAAAACAACCTCTTTATTTCAAAGCAAAATATTTACCTTGTCCTAATATTGCGTTCAACATAATCATAGAGACTAACACGACCATGAATACCTCCTTCAACAAGGTATTGAATGATCTCTAAAAAGGAGCAGATCTCTTTAACAAGCTTCTGCTTCGACGACGACTTAATACTCTCAGAAAAGGTTGATCGAAGGATTTCCATCCGAAGCAATATCTGCAATTCAAATCTtatgcaaattaaggaaaatgcaCTAAAGAACAATATTAATTCCTTTACTTGATAAAGCAGAATTTAAGGTGTAATAATTCTAAACTAGTGCTGAAAGAAACTAATGAAAGGATACTCTCGAACAATACTTTCTGAGGTTGAACTGAAATCAGATACTTCAGAGGAGGGATCCTCATGTTTCAGCTTCTCTTTCATTTGTTTGGGCTTTCTTAGCAAGAACTTCATAAGTTCAGGAAGGGCACTTTTGGCACATGAATCACTTGCTTTTGGAATTCGGGATTGGCCTCGTATAGTGTCATCTGTCTCATACTTCTTAGATAATGCATGTACTGATGACTTCACTAGTCGCTCTGCTAAAGTGTGCAAGTCTCTTCCAGATTGTAGGCCATGCTGGATTTTCATTGGTAGATTAGTGAAGAAGGCTTCTGCAGTTTCTGAGTATACCAGAGGTGCATCTCCCTCCAGCATGAGGGTTGAATCAGAGGGAAAATGTATAGAAAGTGGCTGTTCCGGCTGTATTTTACATGAATCTGCAGCTGTTAGCAAGCAGGTGCTAGACTTCTTGATCTGTTTCATCCAGCACTTCAAGAATTTCAGCTTCTTTGATTTCTCAATTTGTCTGGCAAAACAAAGCTCTACCAACTCAAAATCATTACACTCAAATGCTGCCTTGAGGAATGAACTCAAAGTCAAATCCCGGGTTGAAGACttcttattcttttctcttttcccgACCCCTAGTGGTTCACAATTGGCAGATGCTGAAGACTTGGTTTGGGAGCCAATCAACCCCAGAGAGTCGTTGATTTCATTAGAGCTTCCACAGATCCTGTCATTCATCTGCTTTGAGTTTGATCCACAATTAGCTTCTTTTTTCATATTATGACCTTCCATGCTTGAAAGAAGAGCCAATTGCACTGTCAAAGGTCTGAGGACACCCGTTATTGTATTTCCATTGCTACTAGATAGAGTTACTAAAGCCCAATAGCTTTCTTTATACAAAAAACTGAGAAGAATTTTCCACATGACTGTGGAATTTCCTGGGGCATGCTGACCCTTCACTCCAAATAGTACATCAAGGACTCCATCAACGAAAGTATCGCTACAGTATTTACTTTTGCATCTGGTTGACTCCTGCACTAAAACATAACTAGACGAGCATCCTTCAATTTTTTCCCCTACATTGTACTTCTTCACAGCCTTGAGATGCATCGTTACTGAACCTTCACCAAGACAAGACCAAAACAATTCTTCTCGATCACACCCTTCATTTCGCTTGTCTCCAAAACCTAGTGTATTCAGAATATCTTCAGATCTAAGCCTGGGCAACGTCGTGAAATTGAGCAATTCGAGATCACAAAACTTGCATTCCAAAGGCTTCCCATTGACATCAAGGATCTCAAGATTCAGTTGTGCAGAACTTCTATCAGATGAACCAATGCTTTTCATAAAATCAAATGAAGCCCCAATTTCAGGATATATCAATCCAAATGGAATCAGAGCGGAACCTAAAACAATGGAATTAGTTGAACTAATCCCCCAACCCAAATTTCTAATTCCATTCTCCAACATGGACGACCATTCACCTTCATCAACAAATTCAACCTTCTCTCCCTCCTTTTTAAAATCTTTCAGGTCGATCCAACTAAAATGAATACTTCTATTATAGAAAGAGCTCCTCACAAGACCAaaaatttcattgaatttgaCCATAAAACCTTCGAAATCCTTACAAATTTCAGAATTCACATTCACATTCATATACTCAGCTACATTACTCAAGGATCTACAAATAGGcgaaaacaaaataaccaaattTCGAGATATCTTAGGAATCTCACCAGTTAACTTACCTGGAGGACTCTCAATTTCAGACTCCCAAGCATAATCATTAACTAGCTGGAGAAGAGAACCGGAAGTGTGACAAGCCCTAGGATAATTAGGCTCTAATTCGATTGGCAGCGAGAGGGAATTTAGGATTTCGGTGATGGAATTTAGGGTTTGAGACGGGTGGTTGAAAGCAATGGAAGCGACAGAGAGGTTCGGGAACAAGCGATTAACGGCAGAGGAGGAACGGAGAGGGGAAAGTGAGGAGAAGAAAAGTTTGAAAGCGAAAAGCGAGTTGGAGAGAGATGGGAAAGTGAGGAGGCGCGTGGAGGTCACGAGAATGGAGGTGAGGTAGTGGTTGCTAGGGTTTTGAAGAGTGAGAAGTGGGTACAGATCTATGAGGAGCACTATCCTTTGGGTTTTCGAGTAGTCTACAGGTTCCGCCATTGATGCAAATGCAGAGTACTGACTTGCGCTATGTGTCTATCACTAGCAAAGACGCCACGTGTTACAGTTTTAATTCTCCGGCGGAGTTAACACGAGCCGGGAAATTTTTCTGGCCCCACCGCCGATCTCTCTCTCCGTTGGGTTTTTGATTGCAGAGACGACAGTAGTCTAACATGCGCGGCAGGTATTCGAATGTTCGAGTGGAGTTAGAACATGCTCGAAAATGTTCTGGCGGGAAACGGAAGTGGCGGGAATTGTTTGgttttcaaagaaaagaaatgattGCTAAATTGCGCAGCGATCTCAACCACGTGATGAGAAATATACCCATGTGACGGTCACGCCATCTCTAATATCCCATTACAGTATATTGATAATCGACGTGAAAATACGCAAAATTCTCATAAATTCTTATTGCTCGTTTGGCCAAGCTTCAAAAATCAGGACATTTGTATTTATACTCGCTTTTtatgtcacgttttaacttatgtccgctttgcaaaaaaaaattactaacgTATAcgttttttcgcataacttcagtaTACGGGGTTGAactagcaaagacaatcacgcaaaacttcagcattctagtagtcgagcctgaagttcagctctagagctgaagctgaagtttttgtttagtaactgacgaacttcagcttagtttttgtttttgtaactggcgaagtttttgttttgtaactggcgaacttctgctctagagctgaagtttttgtttttgtcacTGGCACTggcgaagtttttgttttgtaactggcgaacttctgttctagagctgaagtttttgttttgtaactggcgaacttcagctttagagctgaagtttttgttttgtaacttgcgaatttcagctctagagctaaagtttttattttataactgtcgactagagctgaagttatttagttctcttttctttctagtgTTTGTGctagagctgaagttatttagttctcttttctttctagtgcttgtgtgtttgtttttcttcttcttaatgTGTGTATTCTAAGAGACAAACAACTATTCTTTCAAAGAATTCACGTCGACAGATCGGCATTTGGAAACATATGTCTGCTATATCCTTTGGCACAAGCAAATTGTTATACATGGATtgtttttcagaatttatttttatataaaaatattattaaagtcCCAACCTTCAATGACACATGCCTTTCTGCGATGCAAAAGTTCACACTATTATTGATTCTCAACATGAACAAGCAAGCGAATGTTACCACAACACATTCTAGtgcagcaccaacaacaacagaagaagaagaagaagaagaagaagaagaagaagaagaagaagaagaagaagaagaagaagaagaagaagaagaaggagaaagggggccgaagttatttaaaaagttggtacaagttaaaaaaaattttaaaaaaatgggtatagattaAATGAGAGCGACCAATAAGGGTGCCCCGTGCAATTTTGacgcaaaaatcagcttattttgagaagtgtttttttaaaaaatatttttcttaaaagtacttttggtgagaatcagtttgtgtttggctaattagtttgaaaagcacttttgagcagcaattagtgtttggccaagctttaaaaaactgtttctaagtgtatttttctcaaaagtgcttctcaaaaaagtatttttggagagaagctactttttctgcttctccaaaactgcttctgcttctcctcaaaaatactttttttcttccaaaagcttggccaaatacctcaatttttggtcaaaagtgtttttggcaaaacaaaaaaaaaattttggcccaaaagaagcttggccaaacatgttaTAATGTAATGATTGAAGTGTGAACATACTAATGATTTAAAATCAAATATTGTTAAGAAATGAATTTTACTCTTAATTTAACCTATAAGGTTAGTTAATGGGGGGAATTACACGTAAATACAACTCACACACATACATTGCAACTAAGTGGCATATATTTAACTTTGCAAAGTtgtagcccaaaaataataggctaagatttaACATTCAACTCCAAATAGGTTCTTGAAATTactattcaatttttttttaaatgctcAAGCTTTTAATCTAAATTTCGAATCTATaattgtgactcaaatattagttcaacaaaccaaatatattggggtggtgaaaattagatttttaagatAATCCATCATTATTGAACACGCTTAAACAAGTGAGTTTAAATTTTGAATGTGATTTTGTTAGAAATTTAGAGCGGGTATactttagacttgttagaaatagtataacgaggttgtatacaaaatttgaagtcatggttttgaaaaaaaaatgcaactgaaaatcgtggaagaagttcgtctacaaacgtttgtataaaggtgtataaaagtaTATAATCGTGTATAAGAGGTATTTATACACCCATGTACACTATTATACAAATATTATACATCATTATAcaaaaactgacttcgtcttcttccttgtgtcttttcttaaatttaactcaaatcttgctcaaatctactctaAATTActtcaaattaaaattttgaactcctcttgatattttcaatcaattggaacaacacccaatctaaacaaccaacaaactcaaaaattactattttcgaaagcaaagctttgaatggaCTTCAATGTTGgacttctattcttcaattttcttGTAACGACTCGGTCAATCGTTTAGAGTATTATAGACATGTTTCACTATctattgcttattctatgctcatttGTCGTTATATGACTTGCCGAGGTGATTGGTTTGGTTCCGTAGATGCTTCAGAATGAAttaggatacttagtcccaaagttggaagcataagttaaaagagttgtccggatgttaacttatgtgtaaatggatccgaAATGGAGTTTCGATAGTTcggtagctccgtatggtaattttgaacttaggagtgtgtccgaatattGATTTAGAAACCTGcagatgattttggcttgaattggcgaaaattaaaaaaatagaagttttggggagttgagaagtttgactgagagttgactttatgaTTACCAGGATCAAATTTTagttctgaaagttggaataggtccgttgtatcatttatgacttgtgtgcaaaatttgaggttaatcggagttggtttggtatgtttcggcattagttttggaagttagaagttcgtaagttcattaggcttgaatcgatgcgctaTTCGTGGTTTTTGtattgtttgatgcgatttgatgCTTCAagagagtttgtatgatgttttaggactttttggtatgtttggttgagatcccgggggcctcgggtgtgattcggatcatgTTCGGCGCACTTCGAACCTTAAAGAACTGCTGATTTATCTGTTGCTGGTTTCCTTATATGCGTTTGCGAGAGAggtctcgcattcacgaagagtaTCTGGTAGGCAGAGTACCACGTTCGTAAAGGTCTAGGGAAATTGTGCATCGTGATCACGAGGGGGAGCTCATATTCGCGTAGAAGGATGAGATCGGCTTGGGCACAAGCCTTAAGTCTTCGTGTTTGCTGTCAGGGGGCGTGTTCGCATATGCATAGCTATGTGAAGCATCACGTTCACAAGGGAGTCTTTGCATTTGCATAAGAGGATTTTTGGGCAAttgagttttgtgcttcgcgaacgcgaggtactTTCCGCTTTCGCGAAGGAGGATATTTGGGCAGACTATaagatttcaaaaatgagggttagaCTAAAATTTCATAATTGGACTATAggggctcggattgaggcgattcttggtgGGATTTTTAAGTAATTGATTGGGGTAAGTTATtataactcggatttggttaatatacaagaatctatcattatttttatgatttaattaATGTTCTAGGTTGAATGGAAGAGGGGGTACATGTCAAGTATCGGCCTGGGATCATGTCTTCTTAGGACTATTCTGGATGTACAATGCAATTTCGGTAGTAATATTCCATTTCAGTTGGAAAATGCAGTCAGATGTTTAGGGCAGTGTAAGTGATCAAGGGGTAGTAACTCATATCACGGGGGGAAACTTTGCGCAAAGTTCTATTACTATTAATGGGTGGCTCCGCGATTTCTTATGGGCACAGGCATCCCAGGTAATTCAGTCTTATGGTTCTTTATTATCTGCATATGGCCTTTTTTTCCTAGGTGCTCATTTTGTCTAGGCTTTTAGTTTAATGTTTCTATTCAATGGACGTGGTTATTGGCAAGAACTTATTGAATCCATCGTTTGGGCTCATAATAAATTAAAAGTTGATCCTGCTACTCAGCCGAGAGCCTTGAGCATTATACAAGGACGTGCTGTAGGAGTAACCCATTACCTTCTGGGTGGAATTGCCACAACATGGGCATTTTTCTTAGCAAGAATTATTGCAGTAGGATAATGGCTAGGAGTATTTGAAAAGCATTATGGCATTAAGATTTCCAAGGTTTAGCCAAGGCTTAGCTCAGGACCCCACTACTCGTCGTATTTGGTTTGGTATTTCCACCGCACATGACTTCGAGAGTCATGATGATATTACTGAGGAACGTCTTTATCAGAATATTTTTGCTTCTCACTTTGGTCAATTAGCAATAATTTTTCTGTGGACTTCCGGAAATCTGTTTCATGTAGCTTGGCAAGGAAATTTTGAGTCGTGGGTACAGGACCCTTTACATGTAAGACCTATTGCTCATGCAATTTGGGATCCTCATTTTGGTCAACCGGCCGTGGAAGCTTTTACTCGAGGGGGTGCTCTTGGCCCAGTGAATATCGCTTATTCTGGTGTTTATCAGTGGTGGTATACAATCGGTTTACGCACTAATGAAGATCTTTATACTGGCGCTctttttctattatttctttctGCCATATCCTTAATAGCAGGTTGGTTACACCTACAACCGAAATGGAAACCGAGCGTTTCCTGGTTCAAAAATGCTGAATCTCGTCTGAATCATCATTTGTCAGGACTCTTTGGCGTAAGTTCCTTGGCTTGGACAGGGCATTTAGTTCATGTTGCTATTCCTGCATCCAGAGGGGAGTACGTTCGGTGGAATAATTTCTTAGATGTATTACCACATCCCCAAGGGTTAGGCCCACTTTTTACAGGTCAATGGAATCTTTATGCTCAAAACCCCGATTCAAGTAGTCATTTATTTGGTACCGCCCAAGGGGCGGGAACTGCCATTCTAACTCTTCTCGGGGGATTCCATCCACAAACGCAAAGTTTATGGCTGACTGATATTGCCCATCACCATTTAGCTATTGCATTTATTTTTCTCGTTGCTGGTCATATGTATAGAACCAATTTCGGGATTGGGCACAGTATGAAAGACCTTTTAGATGCACATATTCCCCCGGGGGGACGATTGGGGCGTGGACATAAGGGTCTTTATGACACAATCAATAATTCGCTTCTTTTTCAATTAGGCCTTGCTCTAGCTTCTTTAGGGGTTATTACGATCTCGAATAAATTCAAGAACATATTCGAAGAAATTCTGACCCCCGGTCGGAATGGTTTGTGGGTTCCGAACAGCTATAGTGGTTGAACCTAATAAGATAGCAATTACAACCCAAGAAGTAATAAGTACTTGTCCATGTACTTGGAAACCCCCTATTGGGGGCTCTACCAAAAAGCATGCAACGACACAATCAACAGGTGAGCCCTTACCCGCACTCCGAGCAGGTGGGTATCGACAGACACAACGACTTAATCAACCGGATCCACCGAAGCTATTTCCTCTAGACAGAATGAGGCTCCCGTTGAGAGATCTATTAGTGATTGGGCCACCCCTCCTGGCAAAGAAAGAAAGGCAGGTTCAGGCGATTGATCAAAAAAAGATTTCC belongs to Nicotiana tabacum cultivar K326 chromosome 6, ASM71507v2, whole genome shotgun sequence and includes:
- the LOC107770621 gene encoding uncharacterized protein LOC107770621, with product MAEPVDYSKTQRIVLLIDLYPLLTLQNPSNHYLTSILVTSTRLLTFPSLSNSLFAFKLFFSSLSPLRSSSAVNRLFPNLSVASIAFNHPSQTLNSITEILNSLSLPIELEPNYPRACHTSGSLLQLVNDYAWESEIESPPGKLTGEIPKISRNLVILFSPICRSLSNVAEYMNVNVNSEICKDFEGFMVKFNEIFGLVRSSFYNRSIHFSWIDLKDFKKEGEKVEFVDEGEWSSMLENGIRNLGWGISSTNSIVLGSALIPFGLIYPEIGASFDFMKSIGSSDRSSAQLNLEILDVNGKPLECKFCDLELLNFTTLPRLRSEDILNTLGFGDKRNEGCDREELFWSCLGEGSVTMHLKAVKKYNVGEKIEGCSSSYVLVQESTRCKSKYCSDTFVDGVLDVLFGVKGQHAPGNSTVMWKILLSFLYKESYWALVTLSSSNGNTITGVLRPLTVQLALLSSMEGHNMKKEANCGSNSKQMNDRICGSSNEINDSLGLIGSQTKSSASANCEPLGVGKREKNKKSSTRDLTLSSFLKAAFECNDFELVELCFARQIEKSKKLKFLKCWMKQIKKSSTCLLTAADSCKIQPEQPLSIHFPSDSTLMLEGDAPLVYSETAEAFFTNLPMKIQHGLQSGRDLHTLAERLVKSSVHALSKKYETDDTIRGQSRIPKASDSCAKSALPELMKFLLRKPKQMKEKLKHEDPSSEVSDFSSTSESIVREFELQILLRMEILRSTFSESIKSSSKQKLVKEICSFLEIIQYLVEGGIHGRVSLYDYVERNIRTRYKDILEDVVNRIYTQMDLLPFGDEDEKQSFLFNSEDSNQSWRDKQDRYETAEANYTRSAEDESCQPPEDAGESSQGIKVGDHARKLSEARDRREKARRFGSFTRMPDLQRVWAPKQLNVVKTKCEEQKELKRKERKRGYGSVVYETPMSGKNWSFSQNAGEEDEKLKQSSSSVSKALFQD